One window of the Zea mays cultivar B73 chromosome 3, Zm-B73-REFERENCE-NAM-5.0, whole genome shotgun sequence genome contains the following:
- the LOC103650639 gene encoding SNF1-related protein kinase regulatory subunit beta-1-like, whose product MGNASSRAEDLADADIDDANNVRRASSSFEGYVRGDGSSLSPPTSPLRPHSPRMFVPQSPVTPLQRATEMPPPVFNQILMNQQ is encoded by the exons ATGGGCAACGCGAGCAGCCGGGCGGAAGACCTCGCGGACGCCGACATCGACGACGCCAACAACGTGCGCCGTGCCTCTTCCTCCTTTGAGGGCTACGTCCGGGGCGATGGGTCGTCATTATCCCCGCCGACGAGCCCACTGAGGCCGCATTCACCGCGGATGTTCGTGCCCCAG AGTCCTGTAACTCCGTTGCAAAGAGCTACAGAAATGCCTCCTCCGGTGTTCAACCAGATATTGATGAATCAACAATAG
- the LOC103650640 gene encoding SNF1-related protein kinase regulatory subunit beta-1 yields MGNVSGRAEDLVDADIDDGNNMRRASSSSAGYVRGGGSSSSPPASPPRPHSPRMFVPQSPVTPLQRATEVSPPVFNQILMNQQQEDSDGPPQKKIPTLLTCTLGGRNIYVEGSWDNWTSKKLVEKSGKDHTILLMLSSGVHRYRFIVDGERRFIPDLPCETDNVGQILNLVDVHDFVPDSVESVSELMAPPSPDSSYGFHVPGEKEFSKEPPQLPAQLYLGVLNSRSTEEGCARPRHVVLDHLYIEKGWGAHPLVALSYTHRFRSKYVTCVLYKAIER; encoded by the exons ATGGGCAATGTGAGCGGTCGAGCGGAAGACCTCGTGGACGCCGACATTGATGACGGCAACAACATGCGACGTGCCTCTTCCTCCTCTGCGGGCTACGTCCGGGGCGGTGGGTCATCATCATCCCCGCCGGCGAGCCCGCCGAGGCCGCATTCACCGCGGATGTTCGTGCCCCAG AGTCCTGTAACTCCATTGCAAAGAGCTACAGAAGTGTCTCCTCCGGTGTTCAACCAGATATTGATGAATCAACAGCAGGAGGATTCTGATGGCCCGCCTCAAAAGAAAATTCCCACGTTGCTCACGTGCACTCTTGGAGGGAGGAATATCTACGTAGAAGGATCATGGGACAACTGGACATCAAA GAAACTAGTTGAGAAATCCGGAAAAGATCACACCATTCTATTGATGCTTTCATCTGGAGTTCACCGTTATAGATTCATTGTAGATGGAGAAAGAAGATTTATACCTGACCTTCCCTGCGAAACTGATAATGTGGGTCAGATTTTGAACCTAGTAGATGTCCAT GACTTCGTTCCTGACAGCGTGGAAAGTGTATCTGAGCTCATGGCCCCTCCCTCCCCGGACTCCAGCTACGGTTTCCATGTTCCCGGCGAAAAGGAGTTCTCCAAGGAGCCTCCTCAGCTGCCGGCCCAGCTCTACCTCGGCGTGCTGAATTCTCGGAGCACTGAAGAAGGCTGCGCGAGGCCGAGGCACGTCGTCCTAGACCATCTCTACATCGAGAAGGGCTGGGGCGCACATCCGTTGGTGGCCCTCAGCTACACCCACAGGTTCCGCTCCAAGTACGTGACCTGCGTCCTGTACAAGGCCATCGAGCGGTAG